A DNA window from Pseudoalteromonas marina contains the following coding sequences:
- a CDS encoding TonB-dependent receptor domain-containing protein, which yields MNSYKPSKLALSTLNCAVLAALFGWSVNTAAAEADIQEQEIEEVVAVGQRLKGSAGAVLQERQNQAFVADIMGADQISRTGDGDAASALRRVTGLTLVDGKFIYVRGLGERYSSTQLNSMYVPSPDPTRSVVPLDLFPSEIIESLSVQKSFSPDMPAHFGGGNVNIRTKSIPSDFLFKVQVGSSYNTSNSDSGYFYEGGDDDWMGRDDGTRALSNVFTTALTSDAGLEGNINSTLEERKNLIQSLDWSVGISKEDVDPAMSFSVAVGDRLESEIGTFGVLAAVSYDNEWEVVQEQSGSSLGSLGCENKCFAQYYDGTSTEQNVRWSGTLNLGYEFNSNHRFELTNIALHDMSDRVRNRNYYDANETEEGVTELRRVDISYEEREMFSSQLKGTHNFPELNNLFFDWYGGLSRANRNAPGGLDVVFQQNYNDGVFESEQLQDVAATNITREYQVLHDDVETFGWNMGLPFYGDGYELELKIGGDFSEKKRDASNVKFGITHRGISDEFTFGNNISDIFADANTSNDAFYTSATGSGIFDDGTTDGDKYSAAHKLDAYYFMADYFFENTWRITGGVRWEDFKQVSIGYQAHSNLFENTLEEIQDVVINEDTFFPSLAVTYIMDEEMQFRLNVSETTIRPDLRDVSTSFFVDPLTEFLVRGSPSLQSSELTNVDFRFEWYMPTGNNLSVALFYKDIENPIEMVELAGVGGASPQLLTANAQSGKLSGIEVDFLTDFGFINKDWSSAFLSGNVTLSDSSVNLGINDSDNVDSLFETQLKEALEADTVSNIVTNNKRRLVGHSEWVANLQMGYDSDDGFHSTSVIYNVFGPRIIVPGTRGNEDAEEKSFHSLDLVYSYFPNFNSKVNFKVKNILGQEKQIEQEGLTLWGQETGTEFSLSYSYEF from the coding sequence ATGAATTCTTATAAACCCTCTAAACTTGCCTTATCAACATTAAATTGCGCCGTTTTGGCTGCACTATTTGGTTGGTCGGTAAATACTGCTGCTGCAGAAGCCGACATTCAAGAGCAAGAAATAGAAGAAGTGGTTGCAGTAGGGCAACGACTCAAAGGGAGCGCAGGTGCAGTACTGCAAGAACGCCAAAATCAGGCGTTTGTTGCTGATATTATGGGTGCCGACCAAATTTCACGCACCGGCGATGGTGATGCTGCATCGGCTCTTCGCCGTGTAACAGGCTTAACCTTAGTTGATGGTAAATTTATATATGTGCGTGGTTTAGGTGAGCGTTACTCAAGTACACAATTAAATAGCATGTATGTACCAAGCCCCGATCCTACTCGCTCGGTTGTGCCACTCGATTTATTTCCATCTGAAATAATCGAAAGCTTAAGTGTACAAAAATCATTTTCACCAGATATGCCTGCGCATTTTGGTGGTGGTAATGTAAACATTCGTACCAAGTCTATTCCGTCTGACTTTTTATTTAAAGTTCAAGTAGGCTCATCGTATAACACGTCAAATAGTGATTCTGGCTACTTTTACGAAGGCGGTGATGATGATTGGATGGGCCGTGATGATGGCACACGTGCGCTATCTAATGTATTTACTACAGCACTTACCAGCGACGCAGGCCTTGAAGGCAATATTAATTCTACGCTTGAAGAGCGTAAAAACCTTATTCAATCGCTCGATTGGAGTGTAGGCATTAGCAAGGAAGATGTTGATCCAGCTATGAGCTTTTCTGTTGCCGTGGGCGACAGACTAGAAAGCGAAATAGGCACCTTTGGTGTGCTTGCGGCTGTTTCTTATGACAACGAATGGGAAGTTGTTCAAGAACAAAGTGGTTCAAGCCTAGGTAGTTTGGGTTGTGAAAACAAATGTTTTGCACAATATTACGATGGTACATCGACTGAACAAAATGTTCGCTGGAGCGGAACATTAAATCTTGGCTATGAGTTTAACTCAAACCATCGATTTGAGCTGACTAACATTGCATTACACGACATGAGCGATCGGGTTCGTAATCGTAACTATTACGATGCCAATGAAACCGAAGAGGGTGTGACTGAGCTTCGCCGTGTTGATATTAGCTACGAAGAACGTGAAATGTTTTCTTCTCAGCTTAAAGGCACGCATAACTTTCCAGAGCTAAATAATTTATTTTTTGATTGGTATGGTGGCTTAAGTAGAGCTAACCGTAACGCACCAGGCGGTTTAGATGTTGTTTTTCAACAAAACTATAACGACGGTGTTTTTGAGTCAGAGCAGCTTCAAGATGTTGCAGCAACTAATATTACGCGTGAATACCAGGTACTTCACGATGACGTAGAAACATTTGGTTGGAACATGGGGTTACCTTTTTATGGGGACGGCTACGAGCTCGAACTTAAAATTGGCGGTGACTTTTCAGAAAAAAAACGTGATGCAAGCAATGTTAAATTTGGCATAACGCACCGTGGTATAAGCGATGAGTTTACGTTTGGTAATAACATTAGCGATATTTTTGCTGATGCAAACACATCAAACGACGCGTTTTACACAAGTGCTACGGGTTCAGGTATTTTTGATGATGGTACAACTGACGGTGACAAATACAGCGCAGCGCATAAGTTAGATGCTTATTACTTTATGGCTGACTACTTTTTTGAAAATACGTGGCGTATTACCGGCGGTGTTCGCTGGGAAGATTTCAAACAAGTATCAATTGGCTATCAGGCACATTCAAACTTATTCGAAAACACGCTTGAAGAAATTCAAGACGTTGTCATTAACGAAGATACTTTTTTTCCATCACTTGCTGTTACGTACATCATGGATGAAGAAATGCAGTTTCGCTTAAACGTGAGTGAAACCACTATTCGCCCAGACTTACGTGATGTAAGTACCTCGTTCTTTGTTGACCCGCTTACTGAATTTTTGGTTCGTGGTTCGCCTAGCTTACAAAGCTCTGAATTAACGAATGTTGATTTTAGGTTTGAGTGGTACATGCCAACAGGGAATAACCTGTCAGTTGCATTGTTTTACAAGGACATAGAAAACCCAATTGAAATGGTTGAACTTGCAGGTGTAGGTGGTGCGTCTCCGCAATTACTTACGGCTAATGCGCAGTCGGGTAAGCTATCTGGTATTGAGGTAGATTTTTTAACTGACTTTGGTTTTATCAATAAAGATTGGTCGTCTGCATTTTTGTCGGGTAACGTAACGCTATCTGATTCGAGCGTCAATTTAGGTATAAATGACTCAGATAATGTTGATTCATTATTTGAAACGCAACTTAAAGAAGCACTCGAAGCCGATACCGTTTCAAATATTGTTACTAACAACAAACGCCGTTTAGTAGGCCACTCTGAATGGGTTGCTAACTTACAAATGGGTTACGATTCAGATGACGGTTTTCATTCAACATCGGTTATTTACAATGTGTTTGGGCCGCGAATTATCGTACCAGGTACGCGTGGGAATGAAGATGCTGAAGAAAAGTCATTTCACTCACTTGATTTAGTTTATTCTTATTTTCCTAACTTTAACTCTAAAGTTAATTTTAAAGTGAAGAATATTTTAGGCCAAGAAAAACAAATAGAGCAAGAAGGGTTAACCCTTTGGGGCCAAGAAACAGGCACCGAGTTTAGCTTAAGCTATAGTTATGAATTTTAG
- a CDS encoding DUF4240 domain-containing protein, with translation MAALSEQAFWELVTTPDLGLDPQSVSDHLKANLSNLDDQQLIAFDKFFGINMRKCFTWDLFGAAFVMAGCNDEYGFSEFRCWLISRGKTVFDNALVNADSIALCTPVYHLNEQPYPYIDEYDLIAGLLYEERNEDELPFVPSGDQPAGKRFKDKAKFLKQAYPQLFAKYWQ, from the coding sequence ATGGCAGCGTTATCAGAGCAGGCTTTTTGGGAATTAGTGACTACACCCGACTTAGGCCTTGATCCGCAAAGTGTAAGCGACCACCTTAAAGCAAACCTAAGCAATTTAGACGATCAGCAACTTATTGCATTTGATAAGTTTTTTGGCATAAATATGCGCAAATGTTTTACATGGGATTTATTTGGCGCTGCGTTTGTTATGGCAGGCTGCAATGACGAATATGGTTTTAGTGAGTTTAGATGTTGGCTTATTTCACGCGGTAAAACAGTGTTTGATAACGCGCTCGTTAATGCCGACTCCATTGCATTATGTACACCTGTTTATCACTTAAATGAACAGCCTTATCCATACATTGACGAGTACGACCTTATCGCCGGCTTATTATATGAAGAGCGCAACGAGGATGAATTACCCTTCGTGCCATCAGGCGACCAACCCGCAGGCAAACGCTTTAAAGACAAAGCAAAATTTTTAAAACAAGCCTATCCGCAATTATTCGCAAAATATTGGCAGTAA
- a CDS encoding DUF748 domain-containing protein produces MALISKVTQAKWFTTFVLITVLLLIFRVGAPHAIQYYVNQQIKHTQGITGHVGDVDLYLYRGAYAIDGIKIYAKEDNLAPKPLLSVATLNFSLSWSALLKGNLVTKMQFAHPEIVVYDKAPNKTEQNKQVKNETTWIGLANNLVPFSIDTLSIDNGKVSLVNATSEGDKPTYISNINANINNITNAKNLTKTLVTSLNVEGDLMGEAALSLKGQLDPFSEKANFDFNVEVQRFSVKHLETVFKVYTPFDIEAGGIDGAMEVAAKDNVLNGYAKAGVYDLSVFSWREDIEKDDDGLFTAIFEGSIDILSELLENDESELVAARIPIDGTLNNTDISTFQAVVSVLKNAFLEAFKMEVEDVISFETVESTSNE; encoded by the coding sequence ATGGCGTTAATTTCAAAGGTTACTCAAGCTAAATGGTTTACTACTTTTGTTTTAATCACTGTGCTTTTATTAATATTCCGTGTTGGTGCGCCCCATGCTATTCAATATTATGTTAATCAACAAATTAAACACACGCAGGGAATAACAGGTCACGTAGGTGACGTTGATTTATATTTATACCGTGGTGCGTATGCTATTGACGGCATAAAAATTTATGCCAAAGAGGATAATTTAGCGCCTAAACCGCTACTTAGCGTTGCAACCCTCAATTTTTCACTTTCATGGTCTGCACTACTGAAAGGGAATTTAGTGACAAAAATGCAATTTGCCCATCCTGAAATTGTGGTTTACGACAAAGCCCCTAATAAAACGGAGCAAAATAAACAAGTTAAAAACGAAACAACCTGGATAGGGCTTGCTAATAATTTAGTCCCTTTTTCAATTGACACTTTAAGTATTGATAACGGTAAAGTTTCGTTAGTTAATGCCACCAGCGAGGGTGATAAACCTACCTATATCTCAAATATTAATGCAAATATTAATAACATAACCAATGCTAAAAACCTCACAAAAACGTTAGTGACTTCGTTAAACGTAGAAGGGGATTTAATGGGCGAAGCTGCATTGTCTCTTAAAGGTCAATTAGACCCATTTAGTGAAAAAGCAAATTTTGACTTTAATGTAGAGGTTCAACGTTTTTCGGTTAAACACCTAGAAACGGTTTTTAAAGTGTATACCCCGTTTGACATTGAAGCTGGTGGCATAGATGGTGCAATGGAGGTTGCTGCAAAAGACAATGTTTTAAACGGCTATGCAAAGGCCGGTGTTTATGACTTGAGTGTTTTTTCGTGGCGTGAAGATATAGAAAAAGACGATGACGGATTGTTCACTGCTATTTTTGAAGGCAGCATAGATATACTCAGCGAATTACTTGAAAATGATGAATCTGAGTTAGTTGCTGCGCGCATACCGATCGATGGCACATTAAACAACACCGATATATCTACGTTTCAGGCAGTGGTGTCGGTATTAAAAAATGCGTTTTTAGAAGCGTTTAAAATGGAAGTGGAGGACGTGATATCGTTTGAAACAGTAGAAAGTACATCAAATGAGTAA
- a CDS encoding ion transporter produces the protein MMSQLQALFQRIDKSKIFQSFVIAVIIVSALTVGAHTYSLHPTVELALNWMDIGITAFFLIELIIRFVASKGIKDFFSKGWNIFDTIIVLGSLYPAAGSTMLIARLLRIFRVLRLVSMIPELRLLVNSLLKAIPQMGYIALLMFVIFYIYAAMGSMMFADINPVLWQDVSISMLTLFRIATFEDWTDIMYETMAVYELSWIYYLTFIFLTAFVFLNMMVGAILEVMGEEHRNAREEQADNDSLPATQGQVNELQAQIAELKTLLSKK, from the coding sequence ATGATGTCGCAGTTACAAGCCTTGTTTCAGCGTATAGACAAAAGCAAGATATTTCAATCATTTGTTATAGCTGTCATTATTGTTTCTGCCCTTACTGTAGGCGCTCATACCTATAGTCTTCATCCTACGGTTGAGCTTGCACTTAACTGGATGGATATTGGCATAACCGCATTCTTTTTAATTGAGCTGATTATTCGCTTTGTTGCAAGCAAAGGCATAAAAGACTTCTTTTCGAAGGGCTGGAATATATTCGACACCATTATTGTATTGGGTAGTTTATACCCCGCTGCGGGCTCTACAATGCTAATAGCGCGTTTACTACGTATATTTAGAGTGCTCAGGTTAGTGTCGATGATACCGGAGCTTAGATTACTCGTTAACTCCTTGCTTAAAGCAATCCCGCAAATGGGCTACATAGCTCTGCTTATGTTTGTTATTTTTTATATTTACGCCGCTATGGGCAGTATGATGTTTGCCGACATTAACCCCGTGCTTTGGCAAGATGTGTCTATTTCAATGCTAACGCTATTTAGAATAGCGACCTTTGAAGATTGGACCGACATAATGTACGAAACAATGGCGGTGTATGAGCTAAGCTGGATTTACTACCTGACCTTTATATTTTTAACCGCCTTTGTATTTTTAAATATGATGGTTGGCGCAATTTTAGAAGTAATGGGTGAAGAACACCGAAATGCACGAGAAGAACAGGCCGATAACGACTCGCTCCCTGCAACACAAGGACAAGTTAACGAATTACAAGCGCAAATAGCAGAGTTAAAAACATTGCTGAGTAAAAAGTAA
- a CDS encoding YwbE family protein codes for MAVPSRSQISPGTVVNIVLKEDQRSGTLTEGVVERLLTKSPNHPHGIKVRLEDGQVGRVKEIL; via the coding sequence ATGGCTGTTCCTTCTCGTTCGCAAATATCACCAGGCACTGTAGTTAATATTGTTTTAAAAGAAGATCAACGAAGCGGTACATTAACCGAAGGCGTGGTAGAGCGTTTATTAACTAAATCACCAAACCACCCGCATGGTATTAAAGTGAGATTAGAAGATGGCCAAGTTGGCCGAGTAAAAGAGATTTTATAA
- the asd gene encoding aspartate-semialdehyde dehydrogenase: MNKTVDKTMKKVGLVGWRGMVGSVLLERMEKQNDFANIDTTFFTTSQAGQLGPDLAGDAKPLLDASDVSELAKMDIIVTCQGGDYTKAVYPKLRESGWDGYWIDAASALRMSDDSIIVLDPVNKDVITQGLEQGVKTFVGGNCTVSLMLLALGGLFEKDLIEWVSPMTYQAASGAGARNMKELISQMGAIHSSVAQQLDNPSSAILEIDKIVSEKMASSDLPQDQFGVPLAGSLIPWIDVPMPSGQSKEEWKAQVEANKILGSTQQSVPIDGLCVRIGAMRCHSQAMTIKLREDISVEKIEEILASHNEWVKVIPNERDITSTDLTPVKVTGTLSIPVGRIRKLAMGPKYISAFTVGDQLLWGAAEPLRRMLRIIVDAE, encoded by the coding sequence ATGAACAAAACAGTGGATAAAACAATGAAAAAAGTAGGTTTAGTCGGTTGGCGTGGCATGGTTGGCTCTGTGTTATTAGAGCGTATGGAAAAGCAAAATGATTTTGCCAATATAGACACCACTTTTTTTACTACCTCACAAGCCGGACAACTTGGTCCTGATTTAGCGGGTGATGCAAAACCGCTACTTGATGCAAGCGATGTATCTGAACTTGCAAAAATGGATATTATTGTTACGTGTCAAGGGGGCGATTACACCAAAGCGGTTTACCCAAAACTTCGTGAATCGGGGTGGGATGGTTACTGGATTGATGCAGCATCTGCACTTCGTATGAGTGATGACAGCATTATTGTGCTTGACCCTGTAAATAAAGATGTCATTACTCAAGGTTTAGAGCAAGGCGTTAAAACCTTTGTTGGCGGTAACTGTACTGTGTCGTTAATGCTCCTTGCTTTAGGTGGTTTGTTTGAGAAAGACCTTATTGAATGGGTAAGCCCCATGACTTACCAAGCAGCCTCGGGTGCGGGTGCACGCAATATGAAAGAGCTGATTTCACAAATGGGCGCTATTCATTCAAGTGTTGCTCAGCAACTCGATAACCCAAGTTCAGCTATTTTAGAAATTGATAAAATAGTCAGTGAAAAAATGGCTTCAAGCGATTTACCACAAGATCAATTTGGCGTGCCATTAGCAGGTAGCTTGATCCCATGGATTGACGTGCCTATGCCAAGTGGACAATCAAAGGAAGAATGGAAAGCACAAGTTGAAGCTAACAAAATTTTAGGCTCTACCCAGCAGTCTGTACCTATTGATGGTTTATGTGTTCGCATTGGCGCAATGCGTTGTCATAGCCAAGCAATGACTATTAAATTACGCGAAGACATAAGCGTAGAGAAAATAGAAGAAATATTAGCTTCGCACAACGAATGGGTTAAGGTTATTCCAAATGAGCGTGATATTACATCCACCGATTTAACGCCGGTTAAAGTAACAGGCACGTTAAGTATCCCAGTGGGACGTATTCGTAAGCTTGCTATGGGACCTAAATATATTAGCGCATTCACAGTGGGCGATCAGCTTTTATGGGGTGCAGCAGAGCCACTTCGTCGTATGCTTCGCATTATTGTAGACGCTGAGTAA